Proteins from one Salvelinus sp. IW2-2015 linkage group LG9, ASM291031v2, whole genome shotgun sequence genomic window:
- the lrit3b gene encoding leucine-rich repeat, immunoglobulin-like domain and transmembrane domain-containing protein 3b, with amino-acid sequence MYRLLLVQMLHCCFLVAHSCPTQCTCVYQGGSNGTGLRSVLCSEPSMSAIPLNAPADTVKFRLEKTSISRVPRAAFFYLSELQFLWLTYNSITTIHSSSFLNLKALRELRLDGNLLSAFPWEGLRDMPRLRTLGLHNNRLSSLPAHAALFLPNVTYLDLSSNRLTTLPSELLDLWFPPPAQLAGPTQRRVLGIHDNMWQCDCQISMLLAQSKYQESPVVLMDQLLTCSRSGGTADQLGAPLTEADLSRCQRPSVQPSATRVTSPLGSNVMLRCDATGYPTPVLTWTKAAGASIYNTVIQESPRVGIRWSIINLNGLSYKDAGEYRCQARNMAGTAEAPIRLRVVGVIAVPPSIKNKTRKAPSRSSSSNRKPLPQKPKRAQNITSISTSKKKTLLNLKYVTPPTPTNKTQNIKMAPVPTPLKKMSSSSPQKYTHKRKKTSAPKSNRKPQISVNTIPSSSEKTTTTSSSPENNKDQI; translated from the exons ATGTATCGACTTCTCTTGGTTCAGATGCTACATTGTTGTTTCCTGGTGGCCCATTCCTGCCCTACTCAGTGTACTTGTGTTTACCAAGGAGGGAGCAATGGGACAGGTCTCAG GTCTGTTTTGTGCAGCGAACCCAGCATGTCAGCCATCCCCCTCAATGCTCCAGCCGACACAGTCAAGTTTCGTCTGGAGAAGACCTCTATCTCCAGAGTGCCCAGGGCAGCCTTCTTCTACCTGTCTGAGCTCCAGTTCCTGTGGTTGACCTACAACTCCATCACCACCATCCACTCCAGCAGCTTCCTTAACTTGAAG GCGCTGCGTGAGCTGCGATTGGACGGGAACCTTCTCTCTGCCTTCCCCTGGGAGGGGCTTAGGGACATGCCGCGGCTGCGCACCCTGGGTCTGCACAATAACCGCCTCTCCAGCCTCCCTGCCCATGCTGCCCTCTTTCTTCCCAACGTCACCTACCTGGACCTGTCCAGCAACAGACTGACCACTCTGCCCTCAGAGCTGTTGGACCTTTGGTTCCCTCCCCCTGCCCAACTAGCAGGCCCAACACAGAGAAGAGTGCTGG GTATCCATGACAACATGTGGCAGTGTGACTGCCAAATCTCTATGCTGCTGGCCCAGTCTAAGTACCAGGAGAGCCCTGTAGTTCTGATGGACCAGCTCCTCACCTGTAGCCGTAGCGGGGGAACTGCCGACCAGCTGGGGGCCCCCCTCACAGAGGCTGACTTGTCGCGGTGCCAGAGGCCCTCTGTCCAGCCCTCAGCCACCCGGGTTACCTCCCCGCTGGGCAGCAACGTGATGCTCCGCTGTGATGCCACAGGCTACCCCACGCCAGTACTCACCTGGACCAAAGCAGCAGGAGCCTCCATATACAACACAG TTATTCAGGAATCTCCGCGTGTGGGAATCCGATGGTCCATCATCAACCTAAATGGACTTTCGTACAAGGATGCAGGAGAATATCGGTGCCAGGCACGGAACATGGCGGGAACAGCAGAAGCCCCCATTAGACTTAGGGTGGTGGGGGTGATCGCTGTGCCCCCTTCCATAAAGAACAAGACCCGCAAAGCTCCTTCTAGATCCTCATCCAGCAACAGAAAACCTCTCCCACAAAAGCCGAAACGGGCACAGAATATTACTTCAATCTCCACCTCAAAAAAGAAGACTCTTCTGAACCTCAAGTATGTTACACCCCCCACTCCAACGAACAAGACCCAGAATATCAAAATGGCCCCGGTCCCCACCCCCCTGAAAAAAATGTCATCGTCCTCACCACAGaagtacacacacaaacgcaaaaAGACCTCAGCCCCAAAGTCAAACAGAAAACCTCAGATATCTGTCAATACTATACCATCCTCATCAGAAAAAACTACCACTACATCGTCTTCACCAGAAAACAACAAGGACCAGATATAG
- the LOC111968615 gene encoding uncharacterized protein FAM241A-like: MSTIPPTVNDQPVLHRREFEELDSRIRCQSHNPSNYTERKTFQDDPRGRPLGSRWQDPPGDPGTWWSCLSGDPGTTSHPVADPRARLCRSSDPRARPLPAGDPTARWPSIDDLTTRPQVDDCERMGTLFGQLNKCLRSAGFTQMYFGEKIVEPVIIIFFWVLLWFLGIQALGLVGTLCIVIIFIQK, from the exons ATGTCGACCATACCACCAACCGTGAATGATCAACCGGTACTGCATCGGCGGGAGTTTGAGGAGCTAGACAGTCGAATAAGATGTCAATCTCATAATCCATCCAACTACACAGAAAGGAAAACGTTCCAG GATGACCCCAGAGGCAGACCACTTGGATCTAGGTGGCAAGACCCTCCTGGTGACCCCGGGACTTGGTGGTCATGCCTCTCTGGTGACCCCGGAACCACGTCCCACCCAGTTGCTGACCCCAGAGCCAGGTTATGCCGCTCCAGCGACCCCAGGGCCAGACCACTCCCAGCCGGTGACCCTACGGCAAGGTGGCCAAGCATTGACGACCTCACAACCAGACCTCAGGTGGACGACTGCGAGCGGATGGGGACTCTGTTTGGGCAGCTGAACAAGTGCCTGCGCAGTGCAGGCTTCACCCAGATGTACTTTGGGGAGAAGATTGTGGAGCCTGTGATCATCATCTTTTTCTGGGTCCTACTGTGGTTCCTGGGCATCCAAGCTCTGGGGCTGGTGGGGACTCTGTGCATTGTCATCATCTTCATCCAGAAGTAA